Proteins encoded together in one Armatimonadota bacterium window:
- a CDS encoding type II toxin-antitoxin system prevent-host-death family antitoxin has protein sequence MIVTATEFKARCLQLLDRVKMTGERIQVTKRGKVVAELGPAEDHAKAPAKPGFAKGRLRITGDILSPLEEPWDALR, from the coding sequence ATGATCGTCACAGCAACCGAGTTCAAGGCGAGATGCCTTCAGTTGCTCGACCGGGTCAAGATGACCGGTGAACGGATCCAGGTCACCAAGAGGGGCAAGGTCGTCGCCGAACTGGGGCCCGCCGAAGATCACGCGAAGGCTCCGGCCAAGCCAGGATTTGCGAAAGGTCGGCTAAGAATCACCGGCGACATCCTATCCCCTCTCGAAGAACCTTGGGATGCGCTTCGATGA
- a CDS encoding GNAT family N-acetyltransferase: MNPHTPFLAPMSFERSGLLLRPYRPGDGPELGQAISGSHHHLRPWLPWADEQYSAERGEETARRLGAAYLAGTDFTVGIWLDGKLAGGTGFHLRGAPVSNGIAEIGMWIREDLSGKGLGTRVLESMLDWGFSEWPWERIEWRCDPRNGASARVAEKCGMKLEGTLRSNMKDVDGERRDTLVYAMLRSEHTELREHQPPSGP, translated from the coding sequence ATGAATCCCCACACCCCCTTTCTCGCCCCAATGTCCTTCGAGCGCAGCGGACTCCTCCTCAGGCCCTATCGTCCGGGCGACGGACCCGAATTGGGGCAAGCGATCTCGGGCTCTCACCACCACCTACGCCCGTGGCTGCCGTGGGCGGACGAGCAGTACTCGGCCGAGCGGGGCGAAGAGACGGCGCGCCGGCTCGGCGCAGCCTACTTAGCGGGCACCGATTTCACCGTCGGGATTTGGCTGGACGGCAAACTCGCAGGCGGCACGGGCTTCCACCTCCGGGGTGCCCCGGTCTCCAACGGCATCGCGGAGATTGGCATGTGGATTCGGGAAGACCTCTCCGGCAAGGGCTTGGGCACGCGCGTGCTCGAATCCATGCTGGACTGGGGCTTCTCGGAGTGGCCCTGGGAACGCATCGAGTGGCGCTGCGACCCGCGCAATGGGGCCAGTGCCCGGGTCGCCGAGAAGTGCGGCATGAAGCTGGAAGGCACCCTGCGCTCGAACATGAAGGACGTCGACGGCGAACGGCGCGACACGCTGGTGTACGCGATGCTGAGGTCCGAACACACCGAGCTGCGCGAACACCAGCCACCATCGGGACCTTGA
- a CDS encoding class I SAM-dependent methyltransferase — MEVLVDAQSVMQRFEDLLACACGGPFEIDLSASEAHCSECSRRYRFADGVFAPVVDEPERAEGHDVQLDEERCRDRQAKFYDAGIAVSLSSGVEASKIRKALSSQPFDRVIEIGCGTGRFTVDLARRANRVVAVDRSVGSLQVCRGKLQEAGLADRVLLVHSDVLQLPVKPRAFDLALMAQVLQHLPSASLRSQALESIAQTLEPGGRFILSAYEWRRIHPYLIHKEGFHRGGIYYRRFTRDELRALLSEQFDVVSIESCLGKLLLAQVSR; from the coding sequence ATGGAAGTCCTCGTGGATGCTCAATCCGTCATGCAGCGATTTGAGGACTTGCTCGCGTGCGCCTGCGGTGGCCCTTTCGAGATCGACCTCAGTGCGTCAGAGGCGCATTGTAGCGAGTGTTCGCGGCGCTATCGATTTGCGGACGGGGTCTTTGCGCCGGTGGTCGATGAGCCCGAGAGGGCCGAGGGCCATGATGTCCAGCTCGATGAAGAGCGATGCCGCGACCGCCAGGCGAAATTCTACGATGCGGGCATTGCCGTGAGCCTATCGAGCGGGGTCGAGGCAAGCAAGATTCGCAAGGCGCTCAGTTCACAGCCTTTTGATCGGGTGATTGAAATCGGCTGCGGAACTGGGCGGTTCACCGTGGACCTGGCCCGGCGCGCCAACCGCGTCGTTGCGGTTGACCGATCGGTGGGTTCGCTTCAAGTTTGCCGGGGCAAGCTGCAGGAAGCCGGCCTGGCCGACCGCGTGCTGCTCGTTCATTCGGACGTCCTGCAGTTGCCGGTAAAGCCGCGCGCGTTCGACCTTGCCTTGATGGCCCAGGTCCTTCAGCACCTCCCCTCCGCGAGCTTGCGGAGCCAGGCGCTCGAATCGATCGCGCAGACTTTGGAGCCTGGCGGGCGGTTCATCCTGTCCGCCTATGAGTGGCGGCGCATCCATCCCTATCTGATACATAAGGAAGGATTCCACCGGGGCGGCATCTACTACCGGCGGTTTACCCGCGACGAGCTTCGGGCGCTCCTCTCGGAGCAGTTCGACGTCGTGTCGATCGAGTCTTGCCTGGGAAAGCTCTTGCTGGCGCAGGTGAGCAGGTAA
- a CDS encoding RNA-binding protein: MATKTLYVGNLPYSTNEQSLTEAFGAYGATNARVIEGRGFGFVDVEADQMDAAIEAMHGAQLGGRTLTVNEARPKGEGGGGGGGGRSYGGGGGGYGGGGGGGRSGGYGGGGGYGGGGGGGRGGRGGGGGGGKRRDW, encoded by the coding sequence TTGGCAACAAAAACACTTTACGTAGGCAACTTGCCGTATTCCACGAACGAGCAGTCTCTGACTGAAGCCTTCGGCGCATACGGCGCGACGAACGCACGCGTCATCGAGGGCCGAGGTTTCGGCTTCGTCGACGTCGAAGCGGACCAGATGGACGCGGCTATCGAAGCCATGCACGGCGCGCAGCTTGGCGGCCGAACCCTGACCGTAAACGAAGCTCGACCCAAGGGTGAGGGCGGCGGCGGTGGCGGCGGCGGACGCAGCTATGGCGGCGGCGGTGGCGGCTACGGTGGCGGAGGCGGCGGCGGCCGCAGCGGAGGCTATGGCGGCGGTGGCGGCTACGGTGGCGGAGGCGGCGGTGGCCGCGGAGGCCGTGGCGGCGGCGGTGGTGGCGGAAAGCGCCGCGACTGGTAA
- a CDS encoding DUF1801 domain-containing protein: protein MPNVAATPEEYIAGLEEPRRSHIQAIYDMVREAAPDLEPWMVAGKIGFGQFPYQGKSKKCSGIWFKLGLASNKNSIMFATCAGMDGGYMAEAYAKRLPKADVGKSCLNFRKFEDVDMEVLREIAVKTAAADFSHWVM, encoded by the coding sequence ATGCCAAACGTCGCTGCAACCCCTGAAGAGTATATTGCCGGGCTCGAGGAACCGCGAAGGTCGCATATCCAGGCGATCTATGACATGGTGCGCGAGGCTGCGCCAGACTTGGAGCCCTGGATGGTGGCCGGGAAGATTGGCTTCGGGCAATTCCCCTACCAAGGAAAGAGCAAGAAGTGCTCGGGCATCTGGTTCAAGCTGGGGTTGGCGAGCAACAAGAACTCGATCATGTTCGCCACATGCGCGGGGATGGACGGCGGCTATATGGCCGAGGCCTATGCCAAACGGCTGCCGAAGGCCGACGTCGGCAAGAGCTGTCTCAACTTTCGCAAGTTCGAGGACGTGGACATGGAAGTGCTCCGCGAGATCGCCGTCAAGACTGCGGCGGCGGATTTCTCACATTGGGTTATGTAG
- a CDS encoding GNAT family N-acetyltransferase produces the protein MEIPAAAVVFVKAFAMLKSSTYPYVATDLLEQKPASKDRFLWLMRDTPGRKHARKAEVITYGVSPQEVADAVRDWRVGWHFLGVMHESESFEKVKVEFKASGYRSLATEWLFVHDLSSLPSYRSSIPVECVESRADAERLNRLAGGRVLRPADFEEQGVSFRQYVMADDVDVFGKVRSVAVGEDAWVSDLWVRPIYRGRGYGKALMARMLGDDKEAGVRHSVLLASKDGARIYPVLGYRQLAVMQMFCPKQR, from the coding sequence ATGGAGATTCCCGCCGCAGCGGTGGTGTTTGTCAAGGCGTTCGCCATGCTCAAGAGCAGCACGTACCCCTACGTGGCCACTGACCTCCTTGAGCAGAAACCTGCGAGCAAGGACCGGTTTCTTTGGTTGATGCGAGACACACCCGGCCGCAAACACGCCCGGAAAGCCGAAGTCATCACCTACGGCGTTTCGCCGCAAGAGGTTGCCGATGCAGTAAGGGACTGGCGCGTCGGCTGGCATTTCCTGGGTGTGATGCACGAGTCGGAGAGTTTTGAGAAGGTCAAAGTTGAGTTCAAAGCGAGCGGCTACCGGTCTTTGGCCACCGAGTGGCTCTTCGTCCATGACCTGTCTTCGCTTCCTTCATATCGAAGCTCCATTCCCGTCGAGTGTGTTGAATCTCGCGCGGATGCCGAGCGCTTGAATAGGCTCGCGGGCGGAAGGGTCCTGCGTCCCGCCGACTTTGAGGAGCAGGGCGTTAGCTTCCGGCAGTACGTGATGGCGGACGACGTGGATGTTTTTGGGAAGGTGCGCAGCGTTGCCGTGGGTGAGGACGCCTGGGTTTCGGACCTCTGGGTACGGCCCATCTATCGTGGGAGAGGCTATGGAAAGGCACTGATGGCGCGGATGCTGGGAGACGACAAGGAAGCTGGGGTTCGCCACAGCGTGCTGCTGGCCAGCAAAGACGGGGCCAGGATCTATCCCGTTCTTGGCTACAGACAGCTTGCGGTGATGCAGATGTTTTGCCCCAAGCAAAGGTGA
- a CDS encoding acetoacetate--CoA ligase, translating into MPDTPLWTPTPEAIEYARITAFTCELERRSGEVLGDYSALHKYSVEHKGDFWSAVWDFCEVIASTDKGVPVSDEEQMPGARFFPDARLNYAENLLRDPDDREAIDFWGEGQVRSRLTRRQLYDHVSQLVQAFQKWGMKEGDRVAAILHNGPEAVVGLLAASSIGAVWSSCSPDFGVQGILDRFGQIEPKILIVCDGYFYGGKRHDVMQKLPEVLRGLPTVERVVVVEYGGSVQSDLSDMSDLSDLCGPPDLTDSSDKSHEASTRIVEIWSKVLSTFTPRPIRFAQLPFNHPLYILYSSGTTGVPKCIVHGAGGSLLQHLKEHQLHCDIRKGDRVFYFTTCGWMMWNWLTSALASEAVLILYDGSPFFPDGNVLFSLADAESMTLFGTSAKYIASVEKAGLKPMETHDLSSVRTMTSTGSPLAPESFEYVYRAIKRDIHLASISGGTDIVSCFMLGNPTLPVWKGEIQCLGLGMDVDVVEETGASIRGEKGELVCRSPFPSMPLGFWNDPDGKKYQAAYFEHFPGLWRHGDWAEITGHGGVVMHGRSDSVLNPGGVRIGTSEIYRQVEQLDEIVEALVVGQQWQGDERVVLFVRLREGVSLSEDLIAKIKSQIRKNTTPRHVPAIVVQVSDIPRTRSGKIVELAVREVIHGRPVKNVEAIANPEALDAFQSIAQGRLRD; encoded by the coding sequence ATGCCCGACACGCCGCTGTGGACGCCCACGCCGGAAGCCATCGAGTACGCCCGGATCACTGCATTTACGTGCGAACTTGAGAGGCGCTCTGGGGAGGTGCTCGGGGACTACTCCGCCCTCCATAAGTACTCCGTCGAGCACAAGGGCGACTTTTGGTCCGCGGTTTGGGACTTCTGCGAGGTGATTGCCTCCACCGACAAAGGCGTGCCGGTCAGCGATGAAGAACAAATGCCCGGCGCGCGGTTCTTCCCCGACGCGCGGCTCAACTACGCCGAGAACCTGCTCCGGGACCCGGATGACCGCGAGGCGATCGACTTCTGGGGCGAGGGCCAGGTGCGGTCGCGGCTGACCCGACGACAACTCTACGATCACGTGTCCCAGCTTGTTCAAGCGTTTCAGAAGTGGGGCATGAAAGAGGGCGACCGGGTCGCCGCGATCCTTCACAACGGCCCGGAAGCGGTCGTCGGCCTGCTGGCCGCTTCGAGCATCGGTGCGGTGTGGTCCTCCTGTTCGCCGGATTTTGGGGTGCAGGGCATCCTGGACCGGTTCGGGCAGATCGAGCCGAAGATCCTGATCGTCTGCGACGGCTACTTCTATGGCGGCAAGCGCCACGACGTGATGCAAAAGCTGCCCGAGGTGCTGCGCGGACTGCCGACGGTCGAGCGGGTGGTGGTGGTGGAGTATGGGGGCTCAGTCCAGTCCGACCTTTCCGATATGTCTGACTTGTCTGACTTGTGCGGCCCGCCCGACTTGACAGACTCGTCCGACAAGTCCCACGAAGCCAGTACAAGGATCGTTGAGATCTGGTCGAAAGTGCTCTCTACCTTCACACCTCGCCCCATCCGTTTCGCCCAACTCCCGTTTAACCATCCTCTCTATATCCTGTATTCCTCTGGCACCACGGGCGTGCCGAAGTGTATCGTCCACGGCGCGGGCGGCTCGCTTTTGCAGCATCTCAAAGAGCACCAGCTTCATTGCGACATCCGCAAGGGCGACCGCGTGTTCTACTTCACCACATGCGGCTGGATGATGTGGAATTGGCTGACCTCGGCGCTCGCGAGCGAAGCCGTGCTGATCCTCTACGACGGATCGCCGTTCTTCCCGGACGGCAACGTGCTCTTTAGCCTTGCCGATGCCGAGAGCATGACCCTTTTTGGGACCAGCGCCAAGTACATCGCTTCGGTCGAAAAGGCGGGCCTGAAGCCGATGGAGACCCATGACCTTTCTTCAGTGCGAACGATGACCTCTACGGGGTCGCCCCTCGCACCGGAGAGCTTCGAGTACGTGTATCGCGCAATTAAGAGAGACATCCATCTGGCGAGCATCTCTGGAGGTACCGACATCGTGAGCTGCTTTATGCTCGGCAACCCAACACTGCCGGTCTGGAAAGGTGAGATTCAGTGCCTTGGTCTGGGGATGGACGTCGACGTTGTGGAGGAGACAGGCGCCTCGATCCGCGGCGAGAAGGGCGAACTGGTTTGCCGCAGCCCTTTCCCCTCGATGCCGCTAGGCTTCTGGAACGACCCGGACGGCAAGAAATACCAGGCCGCCTATTTCGAGCATTTCCCAGGGCTTTGGCGCCACGGCGATTGGGCGGAGATCACCGGGCATGGCGGTGTGGTCATGCACGGCAGATCGGACTCCGTGCTAAACCCCGGGGGCGTTAGGATCGGCACCTCCGAGATCTATCGCCAGGTCGAACAACTCGATGAGATCGTCGAGGCGCTCGTGGTCGGGCAGCAATGGCAGGGCGACGAGCGCGTCGTGCTGTTCGTGCGCCTGCGCGAAGGTGTTTCGCTATCGGAGGACCTCATCGCGAAAATCAAGAGCCAGATTCGGAAGAACACGACGCCCCGCCACGTCCCTGCGATCGTCGTTCAGGTCTCCGACATCCCGCGCACGCGCAGCGGGAAGATCGTCGAACTCGCCGTGCGCGAGGTGATCCACGGGAGACCCGTGAAGAACGTCGAAGCGATCGCAAATCCGGAGGCGCTTGACGCGTTCCAAAGCATCGCTCAAGGCCGGCTCCGAGACTGA
- a CDS encoding type II toxin-antitoxin system HicB family antitoxin gives MRKPFTIIYEPAEEGGFTAYIPELSGAISEGETVDEARSMVLDAAKELLAHQREKALESGQAQS, from the coding sequence ATGCGAAAGCCGTTTACGATCATCTATGAACCGGCAGAGGAGGGCGGATTCACCGCCTATATCCCGGAACTCTCGGGCGCCATCTCCGAGGGTGAGACGGTCGACGAGGCACGGTCCATGGTGCTCGATGCGGCCAAAGAGCTGCTGGCCCATCAAAGGGAAAAAGCGCTTGAATCCGGTCAGGCCCAGTCTTGA
- a CDS encoding PQQ-dependent sugar dehydrogenase, whose translation MLLRILPLLAVLSVFGACRPSPDPSSPLAEPEPSKDQSANVTRMFNENCSGCHGQDMQGGGAGTKSLVSRDKFDQKWDKQFFDTIKNGKPDMGMPAFGGSLSDEAVWALVVHVRELQLSGLRAKEGDPKPDSSGAYASKLHKFKMVDVVTSGLSTPWSLDFLPDGRMLVTNRPGGVLVVDRTGKSSQRVEGTPPAVEIGQGGQMEVAVHPDYAKNGWIYLSFCDPAKSGGGGMTKVVRGKIDFSGGAPKWMDNQTIYEADQKYYSGAGIHFGSKIVFDGRGHVFISVGERGTNMRVQDLETPYGKIMRVNEDGSIPDDNPWPKSPAWTYGHRNPQGLTIDLEGNVWDTEHAPRGGDELNMLQRGANYGWPVVCFGINYNDTPFRVPWPKPDQKIAMPAFRWLPSCAASGLDTIRGTAFPNWKGDLIAGGLAGSNVDRIRVKGGQLVEKEELLHGIGRVRDIAVAADGAIYLVINGPDKVVKLVPAG comes from the coding sequence ATGCTTCTCCGGATCCTCCCGCTCCTAGCCGTGCTGTCCGTGTTCGGTGCGTGCCGCCCAAGCCCCGATCCAAGTTCGCCGCTGGCTGAGCCTGAGCCCTCCAAGGACCAATCGGCAAACGTGACCCGCATGTTCAACGAGAACTGCTCGGGCTGCCACGGGCAAGACATGCAGGGCGGTGGCGCAGGAACCAAGTCCTTGGTCAGCCGCGACAAGTTCGATCAGAAGTGGGACAAGCAGTTCTTCGATACGATCAAGAACGGCAAGCCGGACATGGGCATGCCGGCCTTTGGCGGCAGCCTTTCCGATGAAGCGGTGTGGGCACTCGTCGTCCACGTGCGCGAGCTCCAGCTATCCGGCTTGCGTGCCAAAGAGGGCGACCCCAAGCCCGATTCCTCGGGGGCCTATGCCTCGAAGCTTCACAAGTTCAAGATGGTGGACGTCGTCACCTCGGGCCTGAGCACTCCCTGGTCCCTCGATTTCCTGCCGGACGGCCGGATGCTCGTCACCAACCGCCCGGGCGGTGTCTTGGTCGTCGACAGAACCGGAAAGTCGTCGCAAAGGGTGGAGGGCACACCGCCTGCAGTCGAGATCGGCCAGGGCGGCCAAATGGAGGTGGCGGTTCATCCCGACTATGCGAAGAACGGCTGGATCTACCTGTCGTTCTGCGATCCTGCCAAGAGCGGCGGGGGCGGCATGACGAAGGTCGTGCGCGGCAAGATCGACTTCTCGGGTGGCGCCCCCAAGTGGATGGACAACCAGACCATCTACGAAGCCGACCAGAAATATTACAGCGGAGCAGGCATCCACTTCGGCAGCAAGATCGTGTTCGACGGCAGGGGCCACGTGTTCATCTCCGTCGGAGAGCGGGGCACGAATATGAGGGTCCAGGACCTCGAAACCCCCTACGGCAAGATCATGCGCGTGAACGAGGATGGGAGCATCCCCGACGATAACCCCTGGCCCAAGAGCCCGGCATGGACCTACGGCCACCGCAACCCCCAGGGCCTGACGATCGACCTGGAGGGCAACGTCTGGGACACCGAGCACGCACCGAGGGGAGGCGATGAGCTCAACATGCTCCAGCGCGGCGCCAACTATGGCTGGCCCGTGGTGTGCTTTGGCATCAACTACAACGACACGCCTTTCCGGGTGCCGTGGCCCAAACCCGACCAGAAGATCGCCATGCCGGCCTTTCGATGGCTTCCTTCCTGCGCGGCGAGCGGCCTCGACACCATTCGTGGCACGGCTTTCCCCAATTGGAAGGGGGACCTGATCGCGGGTGGGCTGGCCGGCAGCAATGTGGACCGAATCCGGGTCAAGGGCGGGCAGCTCGTCGAGAAGGAAGAGCTTCTTCACGGCATTGGGCGCGTTAGGGACATCGCGGTCGCAGCCGATGGCGCGATCTATCTGGTGATCAACGGACCGGACAAAGTCGTCAAGCTCGTTCCTGCGGGATAA
- a CDS encoding P-II family nitrogen regulator, with product MKRLEAIVRVNKLEAVKEALEDMGLRGLTVEQVRGYGRQLGRTDKYRGSTYAVNLLPKVKVVVVLSDEHLEEAIEAITRATHTGEIGDGKMFVSDVEEVIRIRTGERGEAALS from the coding sequence GTGAAGCGCTTGGAAGCGATTGTTCGCGTCAACAAGCTGGAAGCAGTCAAGGAAGCGCTGGAGGACATGGGGCTGCGCGGCTTGACCGTAGAGCAGGTGCGCGGCTACGGGCGCCAGCTCGGAAGGACCGACAAATATCGGGGAAGCACCTATGCCGTCAACCTGCTGCCCAAGGTCAAGGTGGTCGTTGTGCTTTCCGACGAGCATTTGGAGGAGGCCATCGAGGCGATCACCCGGGCCACGCACACCGGCGAGATCGGCGACGGAAAGATGTTCGTCAGTGACGTTGAAGAGGTCATCCGCATTCGGACCGGCGAGCGGGGCGAAGCCGCGCTGAGCTGA
- a CDS encoding GNAT family N-acetyltransferase, translating to MVSVRQATVADAQAIADISVACWRWAYAHIIRPEHMAALEAVRRADRTREKLSRGETIFVAETDNGVVGFAVLQEPCSWAGADYEVSGLYVHPSAARGGIGRALVARAATYGLKQGHATLGIHTLRDNSIGRAFYERIGGTLVCKDTWTFQGVDYPAVWYLFDDLGILSGA from the coding sequence ATGGTGAGCGTGCGCCAGGCGACGGTAGCCGACGCGCAGGCGATCGCAGATATCTCCGTCGCCTGCTGGCGATGGGCCTACGCGCATATTATCCGGCCGGAGCACATGGCCGCGCTTGAAGCGGTGCGACGGGCTGATCGCACCCGAGAGAAGCTGTCTCGGGGCGAGACGATCTTCGTAGCAGAAACAGACAACGGAGTCGTGGGGTTTGCCGTGCTTCAGGAACCCTGCAGTTGGGCCGGCGCCGACTATGAGGTTTCTGGACTCTATGTTCACCCTTCAGCCGCTCGTGGCGGTATTGGCCGGGCCCTGGTTGCTCGAGCTGCCACATACGGGCTGAAGCAAGGGCATGCGACGCTCGGAATCCACACCTTGCGAGACAATTCGATCGGGCGGGCGTTCTATGAGCGAATCGGCGGCACGCTTGTCTGCAAGGACACGTGGACCTTTCAGGGTGTGGATTACCCGGCCGTCTGGTATCTGTTCGACGACTTGGGGATTCTCTCAGGCGCGTAG
- a CDS encoding type II toxin-antitoxin system VapC family toxin produces the protein MIVLDTHIFLWYALDNPQLQATLREKLRAEPGAVFVPTVCIWESILLAERGSIAISGQSVGKTIRGLIAEAGFNEAPLTGDIAVLSRSLDFKHSDPADRIIAATAFALGAELATADSRLRSLDWVKLA, from the coding sequence ATGATCGTACTGGACACCCACATTTTCCTCTGGTATGCCCTCGACAACCCCCAACTTCAGGCTACGCTTCGCGAGAAGCTGCGGGCCGAACCCGGAGCCGTTTTTGTTCCAACGGTCTGCATCTGGGAGTCAATCCTCCTTGCAGAAAGGGGAAGCATCGCGATCTCAGGCCAGAGCGTCGGAAAGACGATTCGGGGCCTGATCGCAGAAGCTGGGTTCAACGAGGCGCCGTTGACCGGTGATATCGCCGTGCTGAGCAGGTCCTTGGATTTCAAACATAGCGACCCTGCCGACCGGATCATCGCGGCAACAGCGTTTGCGTTGGGGGCCGAGCTTGCGACGGCGGATTCGAGACTTCGATCGCTGGATTGGGTCAAGCTAGCCTGA
- a CDS encoding AAA family ATPase, with product MENLTSFFENAMAFNDRTMTYMVSRRLNELFPGQAVVESYESFDVDGFVKYGAGEATLVHRMTPQFFSKWEGEERRLKRKLLTSWIEVEWLGEKFQVLRTLRSECGWVHWIVGPEDQVEAFMKAVFGYTTERSPATHVYAGWWHESESMDRAIRDSHWPDMVLPKDLRKAIEDQTVGFFQAKADYDLLGVPWKRGLLLAGPPGNGKTFLIRAILNRLPVPRLVVKSFGEDPEDVQEVFDKVREMAPCVLVLEDIDSLIRKELLSSVLNALDGTEPLSGVLVLATTNHPEQLDPAIRNRPSRFDRVIEFGPPAVPERRLLLRRLFGRLPAEVRPNAPELAVLAKATDGFSFAYLKELAVASAAEWLRGGRSGSLFEVARNMAPQLRTQMTAQVASEE from the coding sequence ATGGAAAACCTGACCTCGTTCTTCGAGAACGCAATGGCCTTTAACGACCGCACGATGACCTACATGGTTTCGAGGCGGCTTAACGAGCTGTTTCCAGGTCAGGCCGTGGTCGAGAGCTACGAGAGCTTCGACGTGGACGGCTTCGTGAAGTACGGCGCAGGCGAGGCGACGCTCGTCCACCGTATGACGCCTCAGTTCTTCTCGAAGTGGGAAGGCGAAGAGCGGCGGCTGAAGCGAAAATTGCTCACCTCGTGGATCGAGGTGGAGTGGCTGGGCGAGAAGTTCCAGGTGCTCCGCACGCTGCGATCGGAGTGCGGCTGGGTGCACTGGATCGTCGGCCCCGAGGACCAAGTCGAGGCGTTCATGAAGGCCGTGTTCGGCTACACCACCGAGCGCTCGCCTGCGACGCACGTGTACGCGGGCTGGTGGCACGAATCGGAGTCCATGGACCGCGCGATCCGCGATTCGCACTGGCCGGACATGGTCTTGCCCAAGGACCTGCGCAAGGCGATCGAAGACCAGACCGTCGGGTTCTTCCAGGCGAAGGCCGACTACGACCTGCTCGGCGTGCCGTGGAAGCGGGGCTTGCTGCTCGCCGGCCCGCCCGGCAACGGCAAGACGTTCCTGATCCGCGCGATCCTGAACCGGCTGCCCGTGCCCCGGCTCGTGGTCAAGAGCTTCGGCGAGGACCCCGAGGACGTGCAGGAGGTGTTCGACAAGGTGCGCGAGATGGCGCCGTGCGTGCTCGTGCTGGAGGACATCGACTCGCTGATCCGAAAGGAGCTGCTTTCATCCGTGCTGAACGCGCTGGACGGCACCGAGCCGCTCAGCGGCGTGCTGGTGCTGGCGACCACGAACCATCCGGAGCAGCTCGATCCGGCGATCCGAAACCGGCCCTCGCGGTTTGATCGCGTGATCGAGTTCGGTCCTCCCGCCGTGCCCGAGCGGCGCTTGCTGTTGAGGAGGCTCTTCGGCCGTCTGCCGGCGGAGGTCCGCCCGAACGCGCCGGAGCTTGCCGTCTTGGCAAAGGCGACCGACGGGTTCTCGTTCGCCTACCTGAAGGAACTGGCGGTGGCGTCGGCTGCCGAATGGCTAAGGGGCGGAAGATCGGGAAGCCTGTTCGAGGTCGCACGGAACATGGCTCCTCAACTGAGGACGCAGATGACGGCGCAGGTTGCATCGGAGGAGTAG